Proteins from one Salmonella bongori NCTC 12419 genomic window:
- the entE gene encoding (2,3-dihydroxybenzoyl)adenylate synthase EntE: MRIPFTRWPDEFARRYREKGYWQDVPLTDILTRHADSDKTAVIEGERAFSYRQLNQAADNLACSLRRQGIKSGETALVQLGNVPELYITFFALLKLGVAPVLALFSHQRTELNAYAAQIAPALVIADRQHTLFAGEAFLNTFVSEHRSVRVVLLRNDDGDHSLESAMRQTADDFTATPSPADEVAYFQLSGGTTGTPKLIPRTHNDYYYSVRRSNEICGFNAKTRFLCAIPAAHNYAMSSPGALGVFLAKGTVVLAADPSAPLCFPLIEKQQINATALVPPAVSLWLQAIQEWGGNAPLASLRLLQVGGARLSATLAARIPAEIGCQLQQVFGMAEGLVNYTRLDDSPERIINTQGRPMCPDDEVWVADTDGNPLPPGEIGRLMTRGPYTFRGYFNSPQHNANAFDANGFYCSGDLISLDQDGYITVHGREKDQINRGGEKIAAEEIENLLLRHPAVIHAALVSMEDELLGEKSCAYLVVTEPLRAVQVRRFLREQGVAEFKLPDRVECVESLPLTPVGKVDKKQLRQRLASRSPL; this comes from the coding sequence ATGCGTATACCTTTCACCCGTTGGCCGGATGAATTTGCCCGCCGTTATCGTGAAAAAGGCTACTGGCAAGACGTGCCGTTGACCGATATTCTGACCCGCCACGCTGACAGCGACAAGACGGCGGTCATTGAAGGCGAGCGCGCCTTCAGCTATCGCCAGCTTAACCAGGCTGCGGATAATCTGGCCTGTAGTTTACGTCGTCAGGGCATCAAATCTGGCGAAACCGCTCTGGTACAGTTGGGGAATGTGCCGGAACTGTATATCACCTTTTTCGCCCTGCTGAAACTTGGCGTTGCACCAGTTCTGGCGCTGTTTAGCCATCAGCGTACCGAACTGAACGCTTATGCGGCGCAGATCGCGCCAGCGCTGGTGATTGCCGATCGCCAGCATACGCTGTTCGCCGGCGAGGCGTTCCTGAACACGTTTGTGTCTGAACATCGCTCTGTACGGGTGGTGTTATTGCGCAACGACGACGGCGATCACAGCCTGGAATCGGCGATGCGTCAGACGGCGGACGACTTTACCGCCACCCCATCGCCCGCTGACGAGGTCGCCTACTTTCAGCTTTCCGGCGGGACTACCGGCACGCCAAAGCTTATTCCCCGTACTCATAACGACTACTATTACAGCGTGCGCCGCAGCAATGAGATTTGCGGTTTCAACGCGAAGACGCGTTTTCTGTGTGCGATTCCCGCGGCGCATAACTACGCCATGAGTTCGCCGGGTGCTTTAGGCGTCTTTCTCGCCAAAGGAACGGTGGTACTGGCAGCCGATCCCAGCGCCCCGCTCTGTTTCCCGCTGATCGAAAAACAGCAGATTAATGCCACGGCGCTGGTACCGCCTGCGGTCAGTCTGTGGCTACAGGCTATCCAGGAGTGGGGCGGTAATGCGCCACTGGCGTCATTAAGGTTATTGCAGGTTGGCGGCGCGCGGCTTTCCGCGACGCTGGCCGCCCGCATTCCGGCTGAGATTGGTTGCCAGTTGCAGCAGGTCTTTGGCATGGCGGAAGGACTGGTGAACTATACCCGCCTGGATGACAGTCCGGAACGGATTATCAATACTCAGGGAAGGCCTATGTGCCCGGATGATGAAGTGTGGGTGGCGGATACCGACGGAAATCCTCTGCCGCCGGGCGAAATTGGCCGTCTGATGACGCGTGGCCCCTATACTTTCCGCGGCTATTTCAACAGCCCACAACACAATGCCAATGCCTTTGATGCCAACGGCTTTTACTGCTCCGGCGATCTGATTTCCCTTGATCAAGACGGCTACATTACTGTTCATGGGCGTGAAAAAGATCAGATCAACCGGGGCGGCGAGAAGATAGCCGCCGAAGAGATCGAAAACCTGTTACTGCGTCACCCGGCGGTGATCCATGCGGCGTTGGTTAGCATGGAAGATGAATTATTGGGAGAAAAAAGTTGCGCCTATCTGGTGGTAACAGAACCGTTGCGCGCGGTACAGGTACGTCGTTTCCTGCGAGAGCAGGGCGTGGCGGAATTTAAATTACCGGATCGCGTAGAGTGCGTTGAATCGCTGCCGCTGACGCCGGTTGGTAAAGTCGATAAAAAACAATTACGCCAGCGGTTGGCATCACGTTCACCGCTCTGA
- a CDS encoding isochorismatase: MAIPKLQSYALPTAQDIPTNKVNWAFEPERAALLIHDMQDYFVSFWGRDCPMMDQVIANIAALRQYCKEHHIPVYYTAQPKEQSDEDRALLNDMWGPGLTRSPEQQKVVEALTPDEADTVLVKWRYSAFHRSPLEQMLKDTGRNQLIITGVYAHIGCMTTATDAFMRDIKPFMVADALADFSREEHLMALKYVAGRSGRVVMTESLLPTPVPASKAALRAMILPLLDESDEPVDDENLIDYGLDSVRMMGLAARWRKVHGDIDFVMLAKNPTIDAWWALLSREVE, encoded by the coding sequence ATGGCAATTCCGAAACTACAGTCTTATGCGTTGCCCACTGCACAGGATATTCCGACCAATAAAGTGAACTGGGCATTTGAACCGGAACGCGCTGCGCTGCTCATCCACGATATGCAGGATTACTTCGTCAGCTTTTGGGGCCGCGACTGTCCAATGATGGACCAGGTGATTGCCAATATCGCCGCTCTGCGCCAGTACTGTAAGGAACATCATATCCCGGTTTATTACACCGCTCAGCCGAAAGAGCAAAGCGATGAAGATCGCGCATTACTTAATGATATGTGGGGACCGGGACTGACGCGCTCTCCGGAACAGCAGAAGGTGGTGGAAGCCTTAACGCCGGATGAGGCGGATACGGTGCTGGTGAAGTGGCGTTATAGCGCGTTTCACCGCTCGCCGCTGGAACAGATGTTAAAAGATACCGGACGCAATCAGCTCATCATTACCGGCGTGTATGCGCATATTGGCTGTATGACCACCGCTACCGATGCGTTTATGCGCGATATTAAACCGTTTATGGTGGCGGACGCGCTGGCGGATTTCAGCCGGGAAGAGCATCTGATGGCGCTGAAATATGTGGCGGGGCGTTCAGGTCGTGTCGTTATGACTGAATCACTACTGCCGACGCCAGTTCCTGCCAGCAAAGCGGCGTTACGGGCGATGATCCTGCCGCTACTGGATGAGTCCGACGAGCCTGTGGATGATGAAAACCTGATCGACTATGGTCTGGATTCCGTTCGAATGATGGGGTTGGCGGCGCGTTGGCGCAAAGTACACGGCGATATTGATTTCGTGATGCTGGCGAAAAATCCAACCATTGACGCCTGGTGGGCGCTGCTTTCCCGCGAGGTAGAGTAA
- the entA gene encoding 2,3-dihydro-2,3-dihydroxybenzoate dehydrogenase EntA: MTSVDFSDKTVWVTGAGKGIGYATALAFVDAGARVIGFDREFTQENYPFATEVMDVAEAGQVAQVCQRVLQKTPRLDVLVNAAGILRMGATDALSLDDWQQTFAVNVGGAFNLFSQTMAQFRRQQGGAIVTVASDAAHTPRIGMSAYGASKAALKSLALTVGLELAGSGVRCNVVSPGSTDTDMQRTLWVSEDAEQQRIRGFGEQFKLGIPLGKIARPQEIANTILFLASDLASHITLQDIVVDGGSTLGA; encoded by the coding sequence ATGACCAGCGTTGATTTTTCAGACAAAACGGTATGGGTGACCGGTGCAGGGAAAGGGATCGGTTACGCCACGGCGCTGGCGTTTGTTGACGCCGGGGCGCGGGTGATCGGCTTCGATCGAGAATTTACGCAAGAGAATTACCCCTTTGCTACCGAAGTCATGGATGTGGCGGAGGCCGGGCAGGTTGCTCAGGTGTGCCAGCGTGTATTGCAAAAAACGCCGCGGCTGGATGTCCTGGTCAACGCCGCCGGTATTTTACGAATGGGAGCAACCGATGCGCTTAGCCTTGACGACTGGCAGCAGACATTTGCGGTCAATGTTGGCGGCGCGTTTAACCTGTTTTCGCAGACGATGGCGCAGTTCCGCCGTCAGCAGGGGGGGGCGATTGTCACCGTGGCCTCAGATGCGGCACACACGCCGCGCATCGGTATGAGCGCCTACGGCGCATCTAAAGCGGCGCTGAAAAGCCTGGCGCTAACCGTAGGGCTGGAGCTGGCGGGCAGTGGGGTGCGCTGTAATGTGGTGTCGCCCGGTTCGACTGACACCGATATGCAGCGCACTTTATGGGTGAGTGAAGATGCCGAACAACAGCGTATTCGCGGTTTTGGCGAACAGTTTAAGCTCGGTATTCCGCTCGGTAAAATCGCCCGTCCGCAGGAGATAGCCAATACGATTTTATTTCTTGCCTCCGATCTGGCCAGCCACATTACCTTGCAGGATATTGTGGTCGATGGCGGTTCAACCTTGGGAGCCTGA
- the entH gene encoding proofreading thioesterase EntH — MIWKRHLTLDELNATSQSTLVAHLGIVYTRLGDEVLEAEMPVDTRTHQPFGLLHGGASAALAETLGSMAGYLMTRDGQCVVGTELNATHHRAVSQGKVRGVCQPLHLGRQYQSWEITLFDEQGRRCCTCRLGTAVMG; from the coding sequence ATGATCTGGAAACGGCATTTAACGCTGGATGAATTGAACGCTACCAGCCAGAGCACACTGGTGGCGCATCTGGGTATTGTCTATACCCGTCTTGGCGATGAAGTGCTGGAGGCAGAAATGCCGGTCGATACCCGCACCCATCAACCGTTTGGCTTATTGCATGGTGGCGCATCGGCGGCACTGGCAGAAACGTTGGGTTCGATGGCGGGTTACCTGATGACCCGCGACGGGCAGTGCGTCGTAGGCACAGAGTTGAATGCCACCCACCACCGCGCCGTCTCGCAGGGAAAAGTGCGCGGCGTCTGTCAGCCGCTCCATCTGGGACGGCAGTATCAAAGCTGGGAAATTACCCTTTTTGATGAGCAGGGGCGTCGCTGCTGTACCTGCCGACTGGGAACGGCAGTAATGGGATAG
- the cstA gene encoding pyruvate/proton symporter CstA, with amino-acid sequence MNKSGKYLVWTALSVLGAFALGYIALNRGEQINALWIVVASVCVYLIAYRFYGLYIAKKVLAVDPTRMTPAVRHNDGLDYVPTDKKVLFGHHFAAIAGAGPLVGPVLAAQMGYLPGMIWLLAGVVLAGAVQDFMVLFVSTRRDGRSLGELVKEEMGATAGVIALVACFMIMVIILAVLAMIVVKALTHSPWGTYTVAFTIPLAIFMGIYLRYLRPGRIGEVSIIGLVFLIFAIISGGWVAASPTWAPYFDFTGVQLTWMLVGYGFVAAVLPVWLLLAPRDYLSTFLKIGTIVGLAVGILIMRPTLTMPALTKFVDGTGPVWTGDLFPFLFITIACGAVSGFHALISSGTTPKMLANEGQACFIGYGGMLMESFVAIMALVSACIIDPGVYFAMNSPMAVLAPAGTADVVASAAQVVSSWGFAITPDTLHQIANEVGEQSIISRAGGAPTLAVGMAYILHGALGGMMDVAFWYHFAILFEALFILTAVDAGTRAARFMLQDLLGVVSPGLKRTDSLPANLLATALCVLAWGYFLHQGVVDPLGGINTLWPLFGIANQMLAGMALMLCAVVLFKMKRQRYAWVALVPTAWLLICTLTAGWQKAFSPDAKIGFLAIANKFQAMIDSGNIPPQYTESQLAQLVFNNRLDAGLTIFFMVVVVVLALFSIKTALAALKIDKPTANETPYEPMPENVDEIVTQAKGAH; translated from the coding sequence ATGAATAAGTCAGGGAAATACCTCGTCTGGACAGCGCTCTCGGTATTGGGTGCGTTTGCCCTGGGCTATATTGCGTTAAATCGTGGGGAACAGATCAACGCGTTATGGATTGTGGTCGCGTCGGTCTGTGTCTATCTTATTGCGTATCGTTTTTATGGACTCTACATCGCCAAAAAGGTGCTGGCGGTTGATCCAACGCGTATGACTCCTGCAGTACGTCATAACGATGGTCTGGATTATGTTCCGACCGATAAGAAAGTGCTTTTTGGGCACCATTTTGCAGCAATAGCCGGGGCAGGGCCGTTAGTAGGTCCGGTGCTGGCGGCGCAGATGGGATATCTGCCAGGTATGATCTGGCTGCTGGCGGGCGTTGTTCTGGCAGGCGCGGTACAGGACTTTATGGTGTTGTTCGTCTCGACCCGTCGCGATGGGCGCTCGCTTGGTGAGCTGGTTAAAGAGGAAATGGGCGCGACGGCAGGGGTGATCGCGCTGGTCGCCTGTTTTATGATCATGGTGATCATTCTGGCTGTGCTGGCGATGATAGTGGTGAAAGCGCTGACCCATAGCCCGTGGGGAACCTACACCGTCGCGTTCACGATTCCGCTGGCGATCTTTATGGGGATCTACCTGCGCTATCTGCGTCCGGGGCGTATCGGCGAGGTGTCGATCATTGGGCTGGTGTTCCTCATTTTCGCTATTATTTCCGGTGGATGGGTGGCGGCAAGCCCAACCTGGGCGCCGTACTTTGACTTTACCGGCGTGCAGCTTACCTGGATGCTGGTGGGCTACGGTTTTGTCGCGGCGGTATTACCGGTCTGGCTGCTGCTCGCGCCGCGTGATTACCTGTCTACCTTCCTGAAAATTGGCACAATTGTCGGTCTGGCGGTCGGGATTCTGATCATGCGCCCGACGCTGACTATGCCAGCGTTGACCAAATTTGTTGATGGCACAGGGCCAGTCTGGACGGGCGACCTGTTCCCGTTCCTGTTTATTACCATCGCCTGTGGTGCGGTATCCGGCTTCCATGCGCTCATCTCCTCCGGCACGACGCCGAAGATGTTGGCCAACGAAGGCCAGGCCTGCTTTATCGGTTATGGCGGGATGTTAATGGAATCTTTCGTCGCCATTATGGCGCTGGTCTCCGCCTGTATTATCGATCCGGGCGTTTACTTTGCGATGAATAGCCCGATGGCGGTACTGGCGCCAGCGGGGACAGCGGATGTCGTGGCTTCTGCCGCGCAGGTGGTCAGTAGTTGGGGTTTCGCTATCACGCCGGATACGTTACACCAGATTGCCAATGAGGTCGGCGAGCAATCTATTATCTCCCGCGCAGGCGGTGCGCCAACGCTGGCGGTAGGAATGGCTTATATTCTCCATGGCGCGCTGGGCGGGATGATGGATGTGGCGTTCTGGTATCACTTTGCCATTCTGTTTGAAGCGTTGTTTATTCTGACGGCGGTAGATGCGGGTACCCGCGCGGCGCGCTTTATGTTGCAGGATCTGTTGGGCGTAGTGTCGCCAGGGTTGAAACGTACCGATTCATTGCCAGCGAACCTGCTTGCCACTGCGTTGTGCGTGCTGGCGTGGGGCTATTTCCTCCATCAGGGCGTGGTCGATCCGTTGGGCGGTATTAACACATTGTGGCCGCTGTTTGGTATCGCTAACCAGATGCTGGCGGGTATGGCACTGATGCTCTGCGCCGTGGTACTGTTCAAAATGAAGCGTCAGCGTTATGCGTGGGTCGCTCTGGTACCGACGGCCTGGCTGCTGATTTGTACGTTGACAGCGGGCTGGCAGAAAGCGTTTAGTCCGGATGCGAAAATCGGTTTCCTGGCCATTGCCAACAAGTTCCAGGCGATGATCGACAGCGGTAATATTCCGCCGCAGTACACCGAATCGCAGCTTGCGCAACTGGTATTCAATAATCGTCTGGATGCCGGGCTAACGATTTTCTTTATGGTGGTGGTCGTGGTACTGGCACTGTTTTCTATTAAGACGGCGTTGGCCGCTCTGAAGATTGATAAACCGACGGCGAATGAAACGCCGTATGAGCCGATGCCAGAAAATGTGGATGAGATCGTGACGCAGGCGAAAGGCGCGCACTAA
- a CDS encoding YbdD/YjiX family protein codes for MFDTLSKAGKYLGQAAKMMIGVPDYDNYVEHMRVTHPDQTPMTYEEFFRERQDARYGGKGGARCC; via the coding sequence ATGTTCGATACGCTTTCGAAAGCCGGAAAATATCTGGGGCAGGCAGCAAAAATGATGATTGGCGTGCCGGATTACGACAACTATGTTGAGCATATGCGCGTGACACATCCGGATCAAACGCCAATGACCTATGAAGAATTTTTCCGCGAGCGACAGGATGCACGCTATGGTGGCAAAGGCGGCGCGCGTTGTTGCTGA
- a CDS encoding oxidoreductase: MNNCAIRVVTGPANYLSHVGSLSRLTDFFTEEQLSHAVWVYGERAIVAARPYLPGAFEYAGAKHLRFTGHCSERHVVQLAHDSGDDRQVVIGVGGGALLDTTKALARRLNLPFVAIPTIAATCAAWTPLSVWYNDAGQALQFEIFDDANFLVLVEPHIILHAPDDYLLAGIGDTLAKWYEAVVLAPQPETLPLTVRLGINNACAIRDLLLKSSEQALADKQQRQLTQVFCDVVDAIIAGGGMVGGLGERYTRVAAAHAVHNGLTVLPQTEKFLHGTKVAYGILVQSALLEQDEVLSQLIAAYRRFHLPTRLTELDVDIHNTADINKMIAHTLRPVESIHYLPVTLTPETLRAAFEKVEFFRT, encoded by the coding sequence ATGAACAACTGTGCTATTCGTGTCGTGACCGGGCCGGCGAACTACCTCTCCCATGTAGGAAGCCTCAGCAGGCTGACAGATTTTTTCACGGAGGAACAGCTTTCCCACGCTGTGTGGGTGTACGGAGAACGTGCGATTGTCGCCGCCAGGCCTTACCTGCCGGGAGCATTTGAGTATGCTGGTGCAAAACATCTACGGTTTACCGGTCATTGTAGCGAACGTCATGTTGTCCAACTGGCGCATGACTCCGGCGATGATCGACAGGTAGTGATTGGCGTCGGCGGAGGTGCTCTGCTTGATACCACAAAAGCGCTTGCCCGCCGTCTGAATCTACCGTTTGTCGCCATCCCCACAATCGCAGCAACCTGCGCCGCCTGGACGCCACTCTCCGTCTGGTATAACGATGCAGGACAAGCGTTACAGTTCGAAATTTTTGATGATGCCAATTTTTTGGTGCTGGTCGAACCCCACATTATCCTGCACGCACCCGATGATTATCTGTTGGCTGGCATTGGCGATACTCTGGCGAAATGGTATGAAGCCGTTGTGCTTGCGCCGCAGCCGGAAACGTTGCCATTGACTGTGCGGCTGGGCATTAACAACGCGTGCGCCATACGCGATCTTCTGCTGAAAAGCAGCGAGCAGGCTTTAGCGGATAAACAACAGCGACAGTTGACGCAGGTATTTTGTGACGTAGTGGATGCGATTATTGCTGGCGGCGGTATGGTCGGCGGCCTTGGTGAACGCTATACCCGCGTCGCCGCTGCCCATGCGGTACACAACGGCCTGACCGTCCTGCCGCAAACAGAGAAGTTCCTGCACGGAACAAAAGTGGCTTATGGCATTCTGGTACAAAGCGCACTATTGGAGCAAGATGAGGTTTTGTCACAATTGATTGCGGCGTATCGACGTTTTCATCTACCGACCCGGCTTACCGAACTGGATGTGGATATCCATAACACCGCAGATATCAATAAAATGATCGCGCATACCCTGCGCCCTGTGGAATCCATCCACTATTTACCGGTTACGTTAACGCCAGAAACCCTGCGCGCGGCGTTTGAAAAAGTTGAATTTTTCAGGACATAA
- a CDS encoding pyridoxal phosphate-dependent aminotransferase, translated as MRSNELIPQSKLPNLGTTIFTQMSALAQRYQAINLSQGFPDFDGPRYLQERLAYHVAQGANQYAPMTGAQALREAIADKTAEIYGYRPDEASDITVTAGATEALYAAITALVREGDEVVCFDPSYDSYAPAVELCGGVLKRIALAPPHFCVDWQAFSGVLSERTRLVILNTPHNPTATVWRQADIDALWQAISTREIYVLSDEVYEHICFAAEGHASVLAHPRLRERAVAVSSFGKTFHMTGWKVGYCIAPPAISAEIRKVHQYLTFCVNTPAQLALADMLRAAPEHYRILPDFYRKKRDVLVNALAQSRLNVLPCEGTYFLLIDYSAVSTQHDVEFCQWLTKEIGVAAIPLSVFCAAPFPHQLIRLCFAKQESTLLAAADRLCKL; from the coding sequence ATGAGAAGTAACGAACTGATCCCACAAAGTAAATTGCCCAATCTTGGTACCACGATTTTTACCCAAATGAGCGCGCTGGCGCAGAGGTACCAGGCGATAAATTTATCGCAGGGTTTCCCTGATTTTGACGGGCCGCGTTATTTACAGGAGCGGTTGGCTTATCATGTCGCACAGGGGGCGAATCAATATGCGCCGATGACGGGGGCGCAGGCGCTACGGGAAGCCATTGCCGATAAAACGGCGGAAATATATGGTTATCGACCGGATGAAGCGTCTGATATTACCGTCACGGCGGGGGCGACAGAGGCGTTGTATGCCGCGATTACCGCGCTGGTGCGGGAGGGGGACGAGGTAGTCTGTTTTGATCCCAGCTACGACAGCTATGCGCCTGCCGTTGAGCTTTGTGGTGGAGTATTAAAACGCATAGCGCTTGCGCCACCGCATTTTTGCGTGGACTGGCAGGCGTTTTCAGGAGTGCTTAGCGAGCGCACACGGCTGGTGATCCTTAATACGCCGCACAATCCTACCGCCACTGTCTGGCGTCAGGCGGATATCGACGCGCTGTGGCAGGCTATTAGCACGCGGGAAATCTATGTATTAAGCGATGAAGTATACGAACATATTTGCTTTGCTGCTGAAGGCCATGCCAGCGTACTGGCGCACCCCCGGTTACGAGAGCGGGCGGTTGCCGTGTCATCGTTTGGTAAAACCTTCCATATGACCGGGTGGAAGGTTGGTTATTGCATAGCGCCTCCAGCCATTAGCGCTGAAATACGCAAAGTTCACCAGTACCTGACGTTTTGCGTCAACACGCCAGCCCAACTGGCGCTGGCGGATATGCTACGCGCCGCGCCGGAGCACTATCGCATACTCCCCGATTTTTACCGGAAAAAGCGGGATGTGCTGGTTAATGCGCTGGCGCAAAGCCGATTAAATGTGCTGCCGTGTGAAGGCACCTATTTTCTGTTAATCGATTACAGCGCTGTGTCGACGCAACATGACGTTGAGTTTTGCCAGTGGCTGACCAAAGAAATTGGCGTTGCCGCGATTCCGCTCTCTGTCTTTTGCGCCGCCCCTTTCCCGCATCAGCTTATACGTTTATGTTTTGCTAAACAGGAATCAACGCTGTTAGCCGCCGCAGATCGCCTGTGTAAACTCTAG
- a CDS encoding IbrB-like domain-containing protein, with protein sequence MQHRLATEITHFLSALPEEERIAAINEFRLAIHSVSPFRSEPVDCVLWVKNDHISPNDYNPNNVAPPEKKLLLKSIEKDGFTQPIVVVKADAEEYEIVDGFHRHELGKGKAVLKSRLKGYLPVTCLDRERHERMAATIRHNRARGRHQIHAMSEIVRELSQLGWDESKIGQELGMDADEVLRLKQINGLQELFANRRFSRAWTVK encoded by the coding sequence ATGCAACACCGACTCGCAACCGAAATAACTCACTTTCTATCTGCCCTGCCAGAAGAGGAGAGAATTGCCGCCATTAATGAATTCAGGTTAGCAATACATAGTGTTAGCCCGTTTCGTAGTGAGCCCGTCGATTGTGTCCTGTGGGTAAAAAACGATCACATTTCGCCTAATGACTACAACCCGAATAACGTCGCGCCACCAGAAAAAAAACTGCTACTTAAATCAATTGAAAAAGATGGTTTTACCCAACCGATCGTCGTGGTTAAGGCCGATGCGGAAGAATATGAGATTGTGGATGGTTTTCACCGCCATGAGCTGGGCAAAGGAAAAGCGGTCCTGAAATCGCGTCTGAAGGGCTATCTGCCGGTAACGTGTCTGGACAGAGAACGTCACGAACGAATGGCGGCAACTATCCGACATAACCGCGCGCGCGGGCGCCATCAGATCCACGCCATGTCCGAAATTGTGCGCGAACTTTCACAACTGGGCTGGGACGAGAGCAAAATCGGCCAGGAATTAGGTATGGACGCCGATGAAGTCTTGCGCCTGAAACAGATCAACGGTCTGCAGGAGCTTTTTGCAAACCGCCGATTTTCCAGGGCGTGGACGGTAAAATGA
- a CDS encoding phosphoadenosine phosphosulfate reductase — translation MSVYKVPLEQNVLEAAQERIAWTLETLPRVCVSFSGGKDSGLMLHLTATLARKMNKKIHVLFIDWEAQFSCTIDYVQSLREYYADVIERFYWVALPLTTQNSLSQYQPEWQCWQPGADWVRQPPEEAITDPAFFSFYQHGMTFEQFVRDFADWFSDKRPAAMLVGIRSDESYNRFVAIANSHKLRFADDKPWTTLAPGGHTWYIYPIYDWKTADIWTWFAKTGKPCNPLYNLMYQAGVPSRYMRICEPFGPEQRQGLWLYHVIEPERWAAMCARVSGVLSGGIYAGQDSHFYGHRKILKPDHLNWEEYALLLLHSMPEATAEHYRNKIAVYLQWYKKKGQETIPQMQQGDIGSRDLPSWRRICKVLLNNDYWCRALSFSPTKPKSYQRYNERMKTKRQEWGILCNTDSQPK, via the coding sequence ATGTCAGTGTATAAAGTTCCGCTTGAACAAAATGTTCTGGAAGCGGCGCAAGAGCGTATAGCGTGGACCCTTGAAACCTTGCCACGGGTCTGCGTTTCATTTTCTGGTGGAAAAGACTCAGGCCTGATGCTGCACCTGACAGCGACGCTGGCACGCAAAATGAATAAAAAGATCCACGTTTTGTTCATTGACTGGGAGGCCCAATTCTCCTGTACTATCGACTATGTGCAATCGCTACGCGAATATTACGCAGATGTGATTGAACGGTTTTATTGGGTCGCTTTACCCTTGACCACGCAAAATTCCCTTTCACAATATCAGCCGGAGTGGCAGTGCTGGCAACCTGGAGCCGACTGGGTACGACAACCGCCGGAAGAGGCGATTACCGACCCGGCGTTTTTTTCGTTTTACCAACACGGCATGACCTTTGAACAGTTCGTTCGCGATTTTGCTGACTGGTTTTCAGACAAGCGCCCTGCCGCCATGCTGGTCGGGATTCGCTCCGACGAGTCCTATAACCGTTTTGTCGCTATCGCTAACTCACATAAACTGCGCTTTGCCGACGATAAACCCTGGACCACATTAGCGCCAGGGGGGCACACCTGGTATATCTACCCCATCTATGACTGGAAAACCGCCGATATCTGGACCTGGTTCGCCAAAACAGGCAAACCCTGTAACCCATTGTATAATTTAATGTATCAGGCTGGCGTACCGTCTCGTTATATGCGGATTTGCGAACCGTTCGGCCCGGAACAGCGACAGGGATTATGGCTATATCATGTTATCGAACCTGAGCGCTGGGCGGCCATGTGCGCCAGAGTCAGCGGCGTACTCAGCGGCGGGATATATGCCGGACAAGATAGCCATTTCTACGGCCACCGAAAAATTTTAAAACCCGATCACCTTAACTGGGAAGAGTACGCTCTGCTCCTGCTACACAGTATGCCCGAAGCAACTGCCGAACATTACCGTAATAAAATCGCCGTTTATTTGCAGTGGTATAAGAAAAAAGGCCAGGAGACGATCCCACAGATGCAACAAGGCGATATCGGGTCACGAGACCTACCGTCATGGCGGCGGATCTGTAAGGTATTACTAAACAATGATTACTGGTGCCGGGCACTGTCGTTCAGTCCGACAAAACCGAAAAGTTACCAGCGCTATAACGAACGCATGAAAACTAAACGCCAGGAATGGGGGATCTTATGCAACACCGACTCGCAACCGAAATAA